One window of Trifolium pratense cultivar HEN17-A07 linkage group LG5, ARS_RC_1.1, whole genome shotgun sequence genomic DNA carries:
- the LOC123886292 gene encoding uncharacterized protein LOC123886292, producing MEFIQFAESNAELERPPPEFPPLFLCPCIFCANKEPKRTKKEIMNHLICDGICQNYTQWIWHGEVVATPSVSHRESGSVDIDDRLEDMMRDIGEDSFKRAHVYETLCSDKDEPLYPGCTNFTRLSAVLKLFNLKAKNGWTDKSFTELLELLIQMLPEGNVMPNRYYEAKKKKKDGDSSDDEVTKTGPPVKVVWYLPIISRFKRLFANANDAKNLRWHAEERKCDGQIRHVADSLQWKKIDSLFPNFGKESRNLRFGLATDGMNPFGPRQPGNDIDVYLSPLIDDLKVLWEEGVDVFYAYSALVTRERCSIAKDEWKHIPKTVKDAIWTNIKAVFVIPEFDDEKKNDHLKKIWCNYAGERWKDFKSRLTRTYITDPKPDDVPPYVKYKYIKKDIWEEFVKFRQTAEFKEKSQKGRENHAKNVYPHVLSRGGYKRLEEEMMNEKRLLMSKDSSGLTDDDRNPYPPERYESWTRARLKKGGEFTSEPAKKVAEKIVSLVEDTKKGDFVPKGRHDVLTEAIGTPEHGGSVRGVGKKHNISTYWGRSKVSRQRQDIDVKEQLAAFKADMEAKFEEKLAQERKMLAQERKMMQDSLMETLKSMGLSQTSDTNNKVMVPEAQTDKLVVTGSAKGSCSPAPVKTQNELKEVVVTESAKGSCSPAPVPEAQNNMDDVQKLLIMVLKKGEEHLHVKLNHCSVCVNFLMSCKCIRELLVGSIWLDMTTLSVWCSYIHRLCIENNTTNVYGILEPAELNIVGDGRKSNQKMSQSKCKKYIQHKLQNEKKECQLLPFNHGGHWQLIILCPKINTVVVLCSLHWKLNSIMEKIVSSVFTVDQMANGNRKNNTVWLYPKGRKQYNTNDCGYYVMKNMLDIVTAKITESWMELTRCMNCDYVGQHIFWSYWRVKIYLDGFMKIEVFVDFAMLFEVFEMKILKGKKWREH from the exons ATGGAATTTATACAGTTTGCTGAAAGTAATGCTGAACTAGAACGTCCTCCTCCTGAGTTTCCTCCACTTTTTCTATGTCCGTGTATTTTTTGTGCAAATAAAGAACCAAAACGTACTAAGAAAGAAATCATGAATCATCTAATTTGTGACgggatttgtcaaaattatacacaatGGATATGGCACGGTGAAGTAGTAGCAACGCCAAGTGTGTCCCATAGAGAAAGTGGTAGTGTGGATATCGATGATCGACTGGAAGACATGATGCGTGATATTGGAGAAGATTCGTTTAAGAGGGCGCATGTGTATGAAACTTTATGCAGTGACAAGGATGAACCATTGTATCCGGGATGCACAAATTTTACCCGTTTGTCTGCGgtgttaaaattgtttaatcTGAAAGCAAAAAATGGGTGGACCGACAAAAGTTTCACTGAATTGCTTGAATTGTTGATACAAATGCTTCCAGAAGGTAATGTAATGCCAAATCGTTATTACGAGGCGAAGAAA aaaaagaaagatggtgATTCTAGTGATGATGAGGTGACCAAAACGGGTCCTCCCGTGAAAGTGGTATGGTACCTACCAATAATTTCAAGGTTCAAGAGATTGTTTGCTAATGCAAATGACGCGAAGAATCTTAGATGGCATGcagaagagagaaaatgtgatGGCCAAATTCGCCATGTAGCTGATTCTTTGCAATGGAAGAAAATCGACTCTTTGTTTCCAAATTTTGGCAAAGAGTCGAGAAACCTTAGATTTGGACTTGCTACTGATGGAATGAATCCGTTTG GCCCAAGACAACCAGGAAATGACATAGATGTTTATCTAAGTCCactaattgatgatttgaaagtGTTGTGGGAGGAAGGAGTGGATGTTTTTTATGCGTATTCTG CACTtgttactcgagaaagatgtagCATTGCGAAAGATGAGTGGAAACATATACCTAAAACCGTAAAAGATGCTATTTGGACAAATATTAAg GCTGTTTTTGTTATACCCGAGTTTGATGATGAAAAAAAGAATGATCATTTGAAGAAAATATGGTGTAACTATGCGGGGGAGCGATGGAAAGATTTTAAATCACGGTTGACTAGAACTTATATCACAGACCCCAAACCAGATGACGTTCCTCCATACGTCAAGTATAAATACATCAAAAAAGATATATGGGAAGAGTTTGTAAAGTTTCGACAGACCGCTGAATTTAAG GAAAAAAGTCAAAAGGGTAGGGAGAATCATGCAAAGAATGTTTACCCACATGTATTATCCCGTGGAGGGTATAAGAGGCTCGAGGAGGAGATGATGAATGAAAAGCGATTGTTGATGTCGAAAGATAGTTCTGGCTTAACTGATGATGATCGTAATCCATATCCACCGGAACGCTATGAGTCATGGACGAGAGCACGACTAAAGAAAGGGGGAGAATTCACATCTGAGCCTGCAAAAAAAGTTGCTGAGAAAATT GTTTCTCTTGTTGAAGACACAAAAAAGGGTGACTTTGTTCCAAAGGGACGTCACGATGTCCTAACAGAAGCCATTGGAACACCTGAGCATGGTGGTAGTGTTCGTGGTGTtggaaaaaaacataatatttcCACTTACTGGGGAAGATCGAAGGTTTCACGTCAAAGACAAGATATAGATGTCAAAGAGCAACTAGCAGCATTTAAAGCTGATATGGAAGCTAAGTTTGAGGAAAAGTTGGCGCAAGAGCGTAAGATGTTGGCGCAAGAGCGTAAGATGATGCAAGATTCTCTTATGGAGACACTAAAGTCCATGGGTTTATCCCAAACCTCTGATACAAATAATAAAGTCATGGTACCTGAAGCGCAAACTGATAAACTTGTTGTCACCGGAAGCGCAAAAGGGAGTTGTTCTCCTGCACCGGTCAAGACGCAAAATGAACTCAAGGAGGTTGTTGTCACTGAAAGCGCAAAAGGAAGTTGTTCTCCTGCACCGGTACCAGAGGCTCAAAATAACATGGATGATGTTCAGAAATTGTTAATCATGGTTCTGAAAAAGGGTGAAGAGCATTTGCATGTAAAATTAAATCATTGTTCAGTTTGTGTTAATTTTCTCATGTCTTGCAAGTGTATAAGAGAGTTGTTGGTGGGTTCTATTTGGCTCGACATGACTACTCTAAGTGTTTGGTGCTC gTACATTCATCGTTTATGCATTGAAAACAACACCACAAATGTATATGGAATTTTGGAACCTGCTGAGTTGAATATTGTTGGTGATGGGAGAAAAAGTAATCAGAAAATGTCTCAAAGTAAATGCAAAAAATACATCCAGCATAAGttacaaaatgaaaagaaagagtgtCAATTATTACCATTTAACCATGG AGGACATTGGCAGTTGATAATACTTTGTCCAAAGATAAATACTGTGGTTGTTCTTTGTTCACTACATTGGAAACTTAATTCAATAATGGagaaaattgtttcaag TGTTTTTACGGTTGATCAAATGGCGAATGGCAATAGAAAGAACAATACCGTATGGCTTTATCCCAAA GGGAGGAAACAATATAATACAAATGACTGTGGATactatgtaatgaaaaatatgttggacaTTGTCACTGCTAAGATAACTGAGTCTTGGATGgag CTGACGAGATGTATGAATTGCGACTACGTTGGTCAACATATTTTTTGGAGTTATTGGAGGGTTAAGATTTATCTG GATGGTTTTATGAAGATCGAGGTGTTCGTTGATTTTGCAATGTTGTTCGAGGTGTTCGAGATGAAGATCCTAAAGGGAAAGAAATGGAGAGAGCATTGA